The Achromobacter pestifer genome includes a region encoding these proteins:
- a CDS encoding glycosyltransferase yields the protein MPDVLFVAPDLHGGVGRCVAFIVDALPEQGVDSALFLLRSRVREYPVSNPKVIRALPVNESPAALRLMLPLAFFKLLMQIRRDKPAIVCSHGLLCNMLVIAAKKLLRGKFSTVAFEHSSPAIHYGASRMRRLKCWLVSQTYRRHDAVVGVSRGVKEDLVSMFPPLRGKVHTIYNGVPLDNVRAQGGRGGDEPAQPAPYHVVAVGRLEAVKDYATLIDAAALLDDPGIRFTILGEGSEHAALQKRIDESGSRTPVTLAGHIDNPFPVIAGAGAFALTSLRESFGNVLVEALCLGVPVISTDCPHGPAEILDSGRYGLLVPVGDAAALAEAVRRLAYDGEMRERFAEQGPERADAFSLERHCRNVIALFRPLMQRGTP from the coding sequence ATGCCTGATGTCTTGTTTGTCGCGCCGGACCTGCACGGTGGCGTAGGAAGATGTGTCGCCTTCATCGTGGATGCCTTGCCGGAGCAAGGGGTCGATTCCGCCTTGTTCCTGCTGCGCTCGCGCGTCCGCGAATATCCCGTATCCAACCCCAAGGTGATCCGAGCCCTCCCGGTCAACGAATCTCCCGCCGCGCTGCGGCTGATGCTGCCCCTGGCCTTTTTCAAGCTGCTCATGCAGATCCGGCGTGACAAGCCCGCCATCGTCTGCTCGCACGGCCTCTTGTGCAACATGCTGGTCATCGCAGCCAAGAAGCTGCTGCGCGGCAAGTTCAGCACGGTCGCCTTCGAACACAGCAGTCCCGCCATCCATTACGGCGCCTCGCGCATGCGGCGCCTGAAATGCTGGCTCGTCAGCCAGACCTACCGCCGCCACGATGCCGTGGTGGGCGTGTCGCGCGGCGTCAAGGAAGACCTGGTCAGCATGTTTCCGCCGTTGCGCGGCAAGGTCCACACCATCTACAACGGCGTGCCGCTGGACAATGTCCGCGCGCAGGGCGGCCGCGGCGGGGACGAGCCCGCGCAGCCCGCGCCCTACCATGTGGTGGCCGTGGGCCGGCTCGAGGCGGTAAAGGACTATGCGACCCTGATCGACGCCGCCGCGCTGCTCGACGACCCCGGCATCCGCTTCACCATCCTGGGAGAAGGATCCGAGCACGCCGCCCTGCAAAAGCGCATAGATGAGAGCGGCTCGCGCACCCCGGTCACCCTGGCCGGCCATATCGACAACCCGTTCCCGGTGATTGCGGGCGCCGGCGCCTTCGCCCTGACCTCCCTGCGCGAGAGTTTCGGCAATGTGCTGGTCGAGGCCCTGTGCCTGGGCGTGCCGGTGATATCCACCGACTGTCCGCATGGCCCGGCTGAAATCCTGGATTCCGGCCGTTACGGCCTGCTGGTTCCGGTAGGCGATGCCGCCGCCCTGGCCGAGGCGGTGCGCCGCCTGGCCTACGACGGGGAAATGCGTGAACGGTTTGCCGAACAAGGTCCCGAACGCGCCGACGCCTTCTCCCTGGAACGGCACTGCCGCAACGTCATCGCCCTCTTCCGCCCGCTGATGCAGCGCGGCACGCCCTGA